The following DNA comes from Castanea sativa cultivar Marrone di Chiusa Pesio chromosome 10, ASM4071231v1.
CCAAGATGAAACCAACTCTAAATTTTAAgacaaaaattgtaatttttttccacATCAGCATTTGACAAATTCCTCAGTATaactataatataataaaaccCTACTATTTCGGAGaatccataaaattaaaaacccaactGGAAAACCCACTGTGTCTGCTCCAACTCGCCAAGTTTCTTGTTTTATTACTTTTCCCATTTTGTGATTATGAAATATATGACcgtgtttggaaaaaaaaaaagttcagagCTTTAACTGTTCCCAGTGAGAGAACTATTGCAAATAATTGTTTTTAGGAGAAACTGaggtttatatgttttttttcttataaatttttttttccagcttaTTCAGCTTATATATACAAGTTTTAAAAgctttactatatttttttagccaAATGAATCTATGATAAGTTATCCCAAAAGAGAAAATAGTAATCAAtgataagttaattaaaatgGTGACAGTGATAATGATTTTGGGTAGGATAGAATTGTGGAGAAGAAGATTTTTCTAATTCTCATTATcctgttgaggatccatagttGTCGACCCGATAATTTTGGTACTAAGACTTTGTTGTTGTAGTTAAAGGGGTTTAGTGATAAAGGATTGGAGGTGTATGTGCATACTCAGATGGGGCAGTTGGTTGGATTATTTATTATGATGTGTTATTGGTAGTGTGTAATTGGAATCTTGTGGTTTTGCTTGTTTAAGGTTAAATGGGTGATGCCAAGAGCAGCATGGTTGACTTATTGGCGCGTTGGAAGGGATAATTTGGTGACAAAAGATGGTAGTGTGGAAGATGAATTCTTTATGTTTAATGTGGTGCAACAGGAGATAAAGGAATGGTTGTACTTCTAAGGGAAGagagttataataataataataatattaaaaaaaaatcaaagccttTTTGTTCCTGGTCTATTTGGAATTTTTAGATTCTTTGCGTTTTAGATGTTAATCTTGTGTGCTTTACTTTTAGTATACATCCCATGTGTTGGGTTGCTCCAATTTTTGTGCCTTAATGAAATAtgttatgaaatatatataaaaaaaaggtttcctcacaaaagaaaaaccacCAGGGTAGCAAAGGAAGGTCTGGCTCTCATTCATTTCAAGTCTCTGACTTTCCACATTTGAATGCTAAATATTCagtttctttttgtgttttccaTATTGGCTTTGACTTGTGTGCATCTTGTATGGAATGCAAGAAATTGTATTTGGTTTGTATCTGGGCACTTAAACTGTTCATTATATTCTCCTCAACCATTTTTAGTTGGTGTTTAAAACCTTATGGTGTTTTAGGTACAATGAGTACCATGTCATCTATATAGACACTACTCATTGAAGAGGTTTAGGTTattgagggagagagaatttactgagaaaaaaagaagcaagagAAAATCTATTGAATCTTCAAGCTAATGAAACAATTGCAATATAAACttgagactctctctctctctctacacacacacacacacactagacTTTAACAGACTATGTGTGCTATATACAATTCTAACTGCATAACAAATCTGACTATAACAGACTAACATCCTCTAACAGATTCTACAACAGACTATAACAAATTTAAGATCTTCCATGTGCTGAATACAGAAACTCCACATGCTGAAATCCCAGACCGAGACTTACTGACTTTCAACCATGTCTTCTTTAAATTActagtgttttatttttgtcagTTTCTGTACCATGTCTTCTGTGCACAACTAGAGCTACTTTGGTAGCTCAATAGAGGCCCAAGtggattttattttctcattggGTTTTGAGTGGTTTCCATGATTTgctatgtttttattatataatgttaaaaagttcaaaaaataaacttactttttttttttcttcttcttcttttgggtaTGGTTTTTGGCCCCATCTCTTCTACTTGATAGTTGTTGGTGCAGAATCTTGGTGCTGTGGACTTTCCATTATGGAGATTAAGACAGATGTAAAAGAAAGCTCTCTCAGTCTGCTGAAGCAAGGAGCTGAAGCTGTGAGTGCAGTTACAATTTGAATTTCAGTTGGTTTTACATATAAACATCCTGTGCAGCAGGAGAcaaatgttttgttttattttatttatttttattttggctggAAGAATATGGGTTCCCCCCAGGAAGTTCCATGCATTCTCCCATGCTCAATAAAGAATAAAGCTCACTCACAAGTCATAATTATATTGCTTGGttttatgcatttttatatGAGCCACTAGAAGTGAACTTTGAGCTGCAcagtttataatttttgtgcTGATCTTGATATTCCTTTTCAGAGAGTTTTTGAGTCAAATTTTGTGGGAAAGAGGTCTGTTATTAAGGAACGTTTCTCCAAGAAGTATAGGCATCCTACTTTGGattctaaaataactcttaaGCGCTTAAATgcggtaagttttttttttgctgcaagAATGCCTTCCAcccttaattttattaattgatgAATCGATTTGTTGCTTCTTGTCTGATGTCTTGTGTAAATTAATTGTTGAAACAGGAAGCCAGGTGCATGACGAAAGCAAGAAGACTTGGAGTTTCTACTCCAGTGTTGTACTCTGTGGACCCTGTGCTGCACACACTAACATTTGAGTACATAGATGGCCCTTCTGTCAAAGACATACTCCTTGAATTTGGGTCACATGATATAATTGAAGAACGACTGGATGATATTGCTTTACAAATTGGTGATGCAATTGGAAAATTGCATGATGGTGGTCTCATCCATGGTGACTTGACCACTTCAAACA
Coding sequences within:
- the LOC142614080 gene encoding uncharacterized protein LOC142614080 isoform X1; translation: MEIKTDVKESSLSLLKQGAEARVFESNFVGKRSVIKERFSKKYRHPTLDSKITLKRLNAEARCMTKARRLGVSTPVLYSVDPVLHTLTFEYIDGPSVKDILLEFGSHDIIEERLDDIALQIGDAIGKLHDGGLIHGDLTTSNMLLKSGTNQLVLIDFGLSFTSTLPEDKAVDLYVLERALLSMHSSCGNVMDRILAAYRKSSKQWSSTLNKLAHVRQRGRKRTMVG
- the LOC142614080 gene encoding uncharacterized protein LOC142614080 isoform X2, with product MEIKTDVKESSLSLLKQGAEARVFESNFVGKRSVIKERFSKKYRHPTLDSKITLKRLNAEARCMTKARRLGVSTPVLYSVDPVLHTLTFEYIDGPSVKDILLEFGSHDIIEERLDDIALQIGDAIGKLHDGGLIHGDLTTSNMLLKSGTNQLVLIDFGLSFTSTLPEDKAVDLYVLERALLSMHSSCGNVCDKEDESGPWLDETSSNLYPH